A DNA window from Chryseobacterium sp. MEBOG06 contains the following coding sequences:
- a CDS encoding enoyl-CoA hydratase-related protein: MSYENILLNKEDKLSIITINRPESLNALNAKTIQEISTALDELNSDNSCRVIILTGSGEKSFVAGADIKEFSDFGQEKAEELARNGQNTLFNKIENMSKPVIAAVNGFALGGGLELAMACHIRYASENARLGLPEVTLGLIPGYGGTQRLPKLVGKGIANEMIFSAKMIVAQKAKEIGLVNEVYPIEELLTKTKELANTIAYNSPMAISKAINAVNLSDTDKGFETEIKYFGELFEMADKKEGVTAFLEKRKPNF; the protein is encoded by the coding sequence ATGAGTTACGAAAACATATTATTGAATAAAGAAGATAAATTATCTATCATTACCATAAACAGACCTGAAAGTTTAAATGCCTTAAATGCTAAAACAATTCAGGAAATCAGTACTGCATTAGATGAACTTAATTCTGACAACTCCTGTAGAGTAATTATCCTTACAGGAAGTGGAGAAAAATCTTTTGTAGCTGGAGCAGACATCAAGGAATTCAGTGACTTCGGACAGGAGAAAGCTGAAGAACTTGCAAGAAACGGACAAAATACGTTATTTAACAAAATTGAAAATATGTCTAAACCTGTTATTGCTGCCGTAAACGGCTTTGCACTAGGAGGAGGTTTAGAGCTTGCCATGGCATGCCACATCAGATATGCATCAGAGAACGCCAGATTAGGGCTTCCGGAAGTAACTTTGGGATTAATCCCAGGATACGGAGGTACTCAAAGGCTTCCAAAGCTTGTCGGAAAAGGTATTGCCAACGAAATGATCTTCTCTGCCAAAATGATCGTTGCCCAAAAAGCAAAGGAAATCGGATTGGTAAATGAAGTATACCCTATTGAAGAATTATTAACAAAAACGAAAGAATTAGCGAACACTATTGCCTACAATTCACCAATGGCAATATCCAAGGCTATTAATGCCGTAAATCTATCTGACACGGATAAAGGTTTTGAAACTGAAATCAAGTATTTCGGGGAGCTTTTTGAAATGGCAGATAAGAAAGAAGGAGTGACTGCTTTCCTCGAGAAAAGAAAGCCCAACTTCTAA
- a CDS encoding deoxycytidylate deaminase produces the protein MNKFDKAYLKMAQEWAKLSYCKRKQVGALIVKDRMIISDGYNGTPSGFENCCEDGEGKTHWYVLHAEANAILKLAASTQSAKGATLYLTLSPCKECSKLILQAGIARLVYINEYSDDDGISFLRNHNIEIEQISDCELKN, from the coding sequence ATGAATAAGTTTGACAAAGCTTATCTAAAAATGGCCCAGGAATGGGCAAAACTCTCCTACTGTAAGAGAAAACAGGTAGGAGCTCTTATCGTAAAAGATAGGATGATTATTTCAGATGGTTACAACGGAACTCCTTCGGGATTCGAAAACTGTTGTGAAGATGGAGAGGGAAAGACGCACTGGTATGTACTGCATGCAGAAGCCAACGCTATATTAAAGCTGGCTGCTTCTACACAATCTGCAAAAGGCGCAACGTTATATCTGACGCTGTCGCCATGCAAGGAATGCAGTAAGCTAATCCTGCAGGCAGGTATTGCAAGGCTGGTGTATATCAATGAGTATTCGGACGATGATGGGATATCGTTCCTGAGAAACCATAATATTGAAATAGAACAAATATCGGACTGTGAACTAAAAAATTAA
- the xerD gene encoding site-specific tyrosine recombinase XerD translates to MTWDEKIKDFEIFLRFERNFSENTLDAYVRDIKKLKDYVEEDLENVGPDAIGYENLQEYIFNLSKQKFSERSQARWISSIKAFFKFLLEDEYREDNPAALLEGPKLGLYLPDTLSLPDINKIIAAIEVNTDLGKRNQCIIEVLYGCGLRVSELIDLKISNINFREQYIKVNGKGNKTRFVPLADYTAELLESYIKEVRSKGKINKKYEDTLFLNSRGTSMSRVIVFLIIKELTDKAGVNKKISPHTFRHSFATHLLQNGADLRYIQEMLGHSSITTTEIYTHLKTEELRDVILSYHPRNINIAQ, encoded by the coding sequence ATGACTTGGGATGAAAAGATCAAAGATTTTGAAATATTTCTTCGTTTCGAAAGGAATTTTTCAGAAAACACGCTCGACGCTTATGTTCGAGACATTAAGAAATTAAAAGATTACGTAGAAGAAGATCTGGAGAACGTCGGTCCAGATGCTATCGGCTACGAAAACCTGCAGGAATACATTTTCAATCTTTCTAAACAGAAATTCAGCGAAAGATCACAGGCAAGATGGATATCTTCCATCAAAGCCTTTTTCAAATTTCTGCTTGAAGACGAATATCGTGAAGACAACCCTGCAGCACTACTGGAAGGCCCTAAACTGGGACTTTACTTACCTGATACTCTAAGCCTTCCTGATATCAACAAGATTATTGCTGCCATTGAGGTCAATACAGATCTCGGAAAAAGAAACCAATGTATCATTGAGGTACTTTATGGTTGCGGACTCCGTGTGTCTGAACTGATCGACCTTAAGATATCCAATATCAACTTCAGGGAGCAATACATCAAGGTGAATGGAAAAGGAAACAAAACCCGTTTTGTTCCTTTAGCTGACTATACAGCAGAGCTGCTGGAAAGCTATATCAAGGAGGTACGCTCTAAAGGGAAAATCAATAAAAAATATGAAGACACTCTGTTTTTAAACAGCCGTGGGACATCCATGTCCAGAGTGATTGTATTTCTTATTATTAAAGAACTTACAGATAAAGCGGGGGTTAACAAAAAGATATCTCCCCACACATTCAGACATTCTTTTGCTACGCATTTACTGCAGAATGGAGCGGATCTCCGTTATATCCAGGAAATGCTGGGACATTCCAGCATTACCACTACAGAAATCTATACGCACCTTAAAACAGAAGAATTACGGGATGTTATTTTGAGTTATCACCCGAGAAATATTAATATTGCTCAATAA